The genomic interval GAAATGTTATATGGAAAGTTTCCAATAACCGCGACCTTCTCACTGCCTATCAGGTCTTCTAGAGACACGGAAAGAAAGTCACCTAAAATTAGTCGGGGTTTCTGATCAGGGTATTTTTCCTCTAAATACTGAATCGACTCTTCGTCAATATCAATAAACCAGGCATTTAGTTTTTTCTCTATAAGGAAATCAGACAACACCCCCATTCCCGGGCCTACTTCAATGACTGCATCAAGCTTATTAGTAAATTGTAGAGCGTCTACAATTTTCCTCGCTGCATTTCGATCTGTTAAAAAATGCTGCCCCAAGTGCTTTTTCGCTTGTACTGCCATGGTTCAATACTATTAAGATAACGCAAAGGTAAGCGAATATTTAAAAGAATAAGGGTGCTTAGGCTTTGACAAATTGAATAAATCTAGCATTTTTTATACTTTTGATATTCACAAAGCATAAACATGAGCGAAAAGAAATTAAAAATTGGAGTATCCATTGGTGATGTGAACGGCATAGGCTTGGAAGTGATAATTAAAACTTTTGCTGATAATCGAATTACTGATTTTTGCACTCCGATTGTCTATGGGAATACCAAAATAGCTTCATATTATCGAAAAAATATTGGCTTAAATGACTTCAGCTTTCATGTTATCAACCATCCGGATCAAGCTAATGACAAGCGAGCCAACATGATTAATTGCTGGGATGAGGATGTTAAGATTACTCCTGGTGAAGAAAACGAAACGGGTGGGAAATATGCTTTTCTTTCGCTAGAAGCGGCCATGAACGATTTGCTCGACGGAAAGCTTGATGCTTTAGTAACAGCACCCATCAATAAAAATTCAATTCAAAGTGAAGCTTTCAAGTTTCCAGGTCATACCGAATACTTACAGTCACGCACAGGCGCAAGTGATTCACTCATGTTTATGATTAGCGATGACCTGCGCATCGGCGTAGTAACCGGGCACATTCCACTCAAAGACGTTTCTCAATACTTAAGCTCTGAGCAGATTGTTAGTAAACTGCAATTAATGAACCAGTGTTTACGAAACGACTTTTGGATTGAAAAGCCAAAAATAGCTGTATTAGGCCTTAATCCTCATGCCGGTGACCATGGTTTAATTGGAACCGAAGAGAAAGAAATTATTCAACCGGCAATCGAACGTGCACAAGAACTAGATATTTTCGCGTTCGGCCCCTATCCTGCCGATGGTTTTTTTGCTGGTAATAATTATAAAAATTTTGATGGTATATTAGCTATGTACCATGACCAGGGCCTGATTCCCTTTAAATATATCGCTTCACACCGTGGCATTAACTTTACAGCAGGCTTGCCTATCGTTCGTACATCTCCTGATCATGGCACGGCCTTCGATATAGCTGGAAAAAATATGGCATCAGCTGACTCCTTTCGATCTGCTTTATTTGCTGCTATCAATATCGTTAAACAAAGGGAAGAACAAAAAACACTCCTATCTAATAGATTAAAAACGAAAAGATTGTCTAAAGACCGAGATTAGCCAGTCGAAAATATGCCGTAAAACACCCCACAATATGTATTATGTAAAATACTTTCACAAGTTATAAATAATCCCTAAATTTGCGGGCTTTAATTATCGTGCTTTGAATTATTTGAACACCTTTCGTATTCCATATATCGGCTTAAAACTAGGTCAGCATATTTTTGAGTTTGAAATCAATAAAGCATTCTTCAATGAATATGAATATTCCATAGTAAAAGACGGGAATTTGAAAGCGACTATTGAGATTGACAAACAAGAAACTATGATGATTGTCAACTTCAATATCAATGGAACATTAAAGCTAAGCTGTGATCTATGCCTGAATGACTTTCCTTCAGCGACAGATATTAAAGAAAGATTGATTGTCAAATTTTCAGATAACGGGGAAGAGAACGAACAAAGTGAAGAAATATTAGTTCTATCAAAAAAAGAGTACGAGTTTGATGTAGCTCCACTGATATATGAGTACATCAATCTAGCCGTTCCGTTTAATAATCGGTGTAGTGATCCTGGGAACATGGACGCCTGTGATCGAGAAATGAT from Pedobacter indicus carries:
- a CDS encoding YceD family protein, translating into MNYLNTFRIPYIGLKLGQHIFEFEINKAFFNEYEYSIVKDGNLKATIEIDKQETMMIVNFNINGTLKLSCDLCLNDFPSATDIKERLIVKFSDNGEENEQSEEILVLSKKEYEFDVAPLIYEYINLAVPFNNRCSDPGNMDACDREMIKKLEALAADKDTVSKTDPRWEALNKIKKQ
- the pdxA gene encoding 4-hydroxythreonine-4-phosphate dehydrogenase PdxA codes for the protein MSEKKLKIGVSIGDVNGIGLEVIIKTFADNRITDFCTPIVYGNTKIASYYRKNIGLNDFSFHVINHPDQANDKRANMINCWDEDVKITPGEENETGGKYAFLSLEAAMNDLLDGKLDALVTAPINKNSIQSEAFKFPGHTEYLQSRTGASDSLMFMISDDLRIGVVTGHIPLKDVSQYLSSEQIVSKLQLMNQCLRNDFWIEKPKIAVLGLNPHAGDHGLIGTEEKEIIQPAIERAQELDIFAFGPYPADGFFAGNNYKNFDGILAMYHDQGLIPFKYIASHRGINFTAGLPIVRTSPDHGTAFDIAGKNMASADSFRSALFAAINIVKQREEQKTLLSNRLKTKRLSKDRD